A region of Rhizobium grahamii DNA encodes the following proteins:
- a CDS encoding MerR family transcriptional regulator — protein sequence MPVSKYYSITEMTREFGVSTRTLRFYEDEGLIHPERRGRTRLFRPTDRRLIQEILRGRRIGFTIAEIREIIQVYKEPPGELGQLKLLMKRVDEKRDELRQKRKDIDDTLTELDNIEEACLGRLAEIGVGT from the coding sequence ATGCCGGTTAGCAAATATTATAGCATAACGGAAATGACGCGCGAATTCGGTGTGTCGACACGCACGTTGCGTTTCTATGAAGACGAGGGATTAATCCATCCCGAGCGCCGAGGTCGCACGCGTCTGTTCAGGCCGACCGACCGCCGTCTCATTCAGGAGATATTGCGCGGTCGTCGAATCGGCTTCACGATCGCCGAAATCCGCGAGATCATTCAGGTCTACAAGGAGCCGCCGGGCGAACTCGGCCAGCTGAAGCTTCTCATGAAGCGCGTGGACGAGAAGCGGGATGAGTTGCGCCAGAAGCGCAAGGATATCGACGACACCCTGACCGAACTCGACAACATCGAGGAAGCGTGCCTTGGACGCCTCGCCGAA